A window of Streptomyces sp. SAI-127 contains these coding sequences:
- a CDS encoding TetR/AcrR family transcriptional regulator, with translation MKPVPQATSLRRAPVQRRSAERLTRILDACADLLDEVGYDALSTRAVAQRAGVPIGSVYRFFGNKRQMVDALAQRNLERFTEGVTDRLKESGEEGGWRTAMDVVLDEYLAMKRTAPGFSLVDFGNQIPVGARHAEPNHRVADRLTELLSGYLSREPDDDLRRTFLIAVETADTLVHLAFRMAPEGDERIIQEARELLRAYLARVLD, from the coding sequence ATGAAGCCCGTGCCCCAAGCGACCTCGCTTCGCCGCGCCCCCGTGCAGCGGCGCAGCGCCGAACGGCTGACCAGAATCCTCGACGCCTGTGCCGACCTGCTCGACGAGGTCGGCTACGACGCCCTGAGCACGCGTGCCGTCGCCCAGCGCGCCGGCGTGCCCATCGGCTCCGTCTACCGCTTCTTCGGCAACAAGCGGCAGATGGTCGACGCGCTGGCCCAGCGCAACCTGGAGCGTTTCACGGAGGGCGTCACCGACCGCCTCAAGGAGTCGGGCGAGGAAGGAGGCTGGCGTACCGCGATGGACGTCGTCCTCGACGAGTACCTCGCCATGAAACGCACCGCCCCCGGCTTCTCCCTCGTCGACTTCGGCAACCAGATCCCCGTCGGCGCCCGCCACGCGGAACCCAACCACCGGGTCGCCGACCGCCTCACCGAGCTCCTCTCCGGCTACCTCTCCCGGGAACCGGACGACGACCTGCGCCGCACCTTCCTCATCGCCGTGGAGACCGCCGACACCCTGGTCCACCTGGCCTTCCGGATGGCCCCCGAGGGGGACGAGCGGATCATCCAGGAGGCCCGGGAGCTGCTGCGCGCCTATCTGGCGCGGGTTCTGGACTGA
- a CDS encoding molybdopterin oxidoreductase family protein: MSRTALRICPLCEATCGLTLTVEGTRVTGARGDRDDVFSKGFICPKGASFGAVDGDPDRLRTPLVRRDGELREATWEEAFDAVAAGIRGVVDRHGANSVAVVLGNPNVHTMAGALYPPVLLAGLGTRGVFTASTVDQMPKHVSSGLLYGDANAIPVPDLDHTDHLLLIGANPLESNGSLCTAPDFPGKLKALKARGGTLTVIDPRRTRTARLADRHIAIRPGADALLLAAVAHVLFEEGLVDTGQLTSHLQGLDELREAVHDFTPEAVADACDVDAGVTRALARELAEAPTAAVYGRIGSCTVPHGTLASWLVDVLNILTGNLDQPGGALFPQAATDRTPRPAGPSHGFALGRWHSRVSRHPEAKGELPLSALAEEIDTATAEGEPVRALIAVAANPVLSAPDGDRLDKALGSLDFMVSVDPYLNETSRHAHVVLPPPPPSQSPHHDFAFNTLAVRNQVRYTRPAVPLEPGRMAETEILARLILAATGMHGADPSAVDDLVIGQTLGKAVKDAHSPVHGREPGELSAELAGDTGPERRLDMMLRLGPYGDGFGVRPDGLSLTKLLAHPHGIDLGPLRSRLPQPLKTRSGKVELLPQPIADDLPRLREALRHQPDGLVLVGRRHLRSNNSWMHNVPALTGGTNRCTLHIHPEDAERLGLKDGAAVRVKGAGGEVVTEAEVTDGVRPGVVSLPHGWGHNRPGTRLSHALKDPGVNVNQLLDGSLLDPLSGNAVLNGVPIKLAPVAAL; this comes from the coding sequence GTGTCCCGCACCGCTCTGCGTATCTGCCCCCTGTGCGAGGCCACCTGTGGTCTGACGCTCACCGTCGAGGGGACCCGGGTCACCGGCGCCCGCGGCGACCGTGACGACGTGTTCAGCAAGGGGTTCATCTGCCCGAAGGGGGCGTCCTTCGGGGCCGTCGACGGGGACCCCGACCGGCTGCGCACGCCCCTCGTCCGACGGGACGGCGAGCTGCGCGAGGCCACCTGGGAGGAGGCCTTCGACGCGGTCGCCGCCGGCATCCGGGGCGTCGTCGACCGGCACGGGGCGAACTCCGTCGCGGTCGTCCTCGGCAACCCCAACGTGCACACCATGGCCGGCGCCCTCTACCCGCCGGTGCTGCTCGCCGGGCTCGGCACCCGGGGCGTCTTCACCGCGTCCACGGTCGACCAGATGCCCAAGCACGTCTCCAGCGGGCTGCTGTACGGCGACGCCAACGCCATCCCCGTGCCCGACCTCGACCACACCGACCATCTGCTGCTGATCGGCGCCAACCCACTGGAGTCCAACGGCAGTCTGTGCACCGCCCCCGACTTCCCCGGCAAGCTCAAGGCGCTCAAGGCCCGCGGCGGCACCCTCACCGTCATCGACCCCCGCCGCACCCGCACCGCCAGGCTCGCCGACCGGCACATCGCCATCCGGCCCGGTGCGGATGCGCTGCTTCTCGCCGCCGTGGCGCACGTGCTCTTCGAGGAAGGCCTCGTGGACACGGGGCAGTTGACCTCACACCTCCAAGGGCTCGACGAACTCCGGGAAGCCGTACACGACTTCACTCCCGAAGCCGTCGCCGACGCCTGTGACGTGGACGCCGGGGTGACGCGTGCCCTCGCCCGTGAACTGGCCGAAGCCCCGACGGCCGCCGTATACGGCCGCATCGGCAGCTGCACCGTCCCGCACGGCACCCTGGCCAGCTGGCTCGTCGACGTGCTGAACATCCTCACCGGCAACCTCGACCAGCCCGGCGGCGCGCTCTTCCCGCAGGCGGCCACCGACCGCACGCCCCGGCCCGCGGGCCCCAGCCACGGATTCGCGCTCGGGCGCTGGCACTCCCGGGTGAGCCGGCACCCCGAGGCCAAGGGCGAGTTGCCGCTCTCCGCGCTCGCCGAGGAGATCGACACCGCGACCGCGGAGGGCGAGCCGGTCCGCGCGCTGATCGCCGTCGCCGCCAACCCCGTGCTGTCCGCCCCCGACGGCGACCGGCTCGACAAGGCCCTCGGCTCGCTCGACTTCATGGTCAGCGTGGACCCCTACCTGAACGAGACCTCGCGCCACGCCCACGTCGTGCTGCCGCCGCCCCCGCCCTCCCAGAGCCCGCACCACGACTTCGCGTTCAACACCCTCGCCGTGCGCAACCAGGTCCGCTACACCCGCCCCGCCGTCCCGCTGGAGCCCGGCCGGATGGCGGAGACCGAGATCCTCGCCCGGCTGATCCTCGCCGCGACCGGCATGCACGGCGCCGACCCGTCCGCCGTGGACGACCTGGTCATCGGCCAGACCCTCGGCAAGGCCGTCAAGGACGCCCACTCGCCCGTGCACGGCCGCGAGCCGGGCGAACTCAGCGCCGAACTCGCCGGCGACACCGGCCCCGAGCGGCGGCTCGACATGATGCTGCGCCTCGGCCCCTACGGCGACGGCTTCGGCGTACGACCCGACGGGCTGAGCCTCACCAAGCTGCTCGCGCATCCGCACGGCATCGACCTCGGACCGCTGCGTTCCCGGCTGCCGCAGCCGCTGAAGACCAGGAGCGGCAAGGTCGAACTGCTGCCGCAGCCCATCGCGGACGACCTGCCCAGGCTGCGCGAGGCCCTGCGGCACCAGCCCGACGGGCTCGTCCTCGTCGGCCGCCGGCACCTGCGCTCCAACAACAGCTGGATGCACAACGTCCCCGCCCTCACCGGCGGCACCAACCGCTGCACCCTGCACATCCACCCCGAGGACGCCGAGCGGCTCGGGCTGAAGGACGGTGCCGCGGTGCGGGTCAAGGGCGCCGGGGGAGAGGTGGTCACCGAGGCCGAGGTCACCGACGGCGTGCGCCCCGGCGTGGTCAGCCTGCCGCACGGCTGGGGCCACAACCGGCCCGGCACCCGGCTAAGCCACGCCCTCAAGGACCCCGGCGTCAACGTCAACCAGCTCCTCGACGGCAGCCTGCTCGACCCGCTCTCGGGCAACGCGGTCCTCAACGGCGTACCGATAAAACTGGCCCCTGTAGCGGCCCTGTGA
- a CDS encoding ABC transporter permease, translated as MSTLAHDGTAMLGRQLQRVRNTPGLLILTQTMPITMLLFFGYVFGSALAMPGEEYRSFLVPGLLVATAANGIMTGMFQAAQDVHRGVTDRLRTLPISRAAVPLGQSVADVMVTAAGMVPFLLVGLAVGWRVEKSPLQAVGAMGLLLLFRFATTWIGIFLGLLTRNEEAAGQLGGATFVLPLLSNAYIPTEGLPGWLRTLAEWNPISAVTTALRDLFGNAPVPEGAAWPVAHPIAGSLMWCAVLLAVFAPLAVRRYAHGEG; from the coding sequence ATGAGCACGTTGGCCCACGACGGCACCGCGATGCTGGGCCGTCAGCTGCAACGGGTCCGGAACACCCCGGGGCTGCTGATCCTGACCCAGACCATGCCGATCACCATGCTGCTGTTCTTCGGCTACGTCTTCGGCAGCGCGCTGGCGATGCCGGGCGAGGAGTACCGGTCCTTCCTGGTGCCGGGCCTGCTGGTGGCGACGGCGGCGAACGGCATCATGACCGGGATGTTCCAGGCGGCCCAGGACGTCCATAGGGGCGTGACGGACCGGCTGCGCACCCTGCCGATCAGCCGGGCGGCCGTACCGCTGGGGCAGTCGGTCGCGGACGTGATGGTCACCGCCGCCGGCATGGTGCCGTTCCTGCTGGTGGGGCTCGCGGTGGGCTGGCGCGTCGAGAAGTCCCCGCTGCAAGCGGTGGGCGCCATGGGGCTGTTGCTGCTGTTCCGGTTCGCGACCACCTGGATCGGCATCTTCCTCGGCCTGCTCACCCGCAACGAGGAGGCCGCCGGCCAGCTGGGCGGTGCGACGTTCGTCCTGCCCCTGCTGTCCAACGCGTACATCCCCACCGAGGGGCTGCCCGGCTGGCTGCGCACCCTCGCCGAGTGGAACCCGATCAGTGCGGTGACCACGGCTTTGCGGGACCTGTTCGGCAACGCCCCGGTGCCGGAGGGCGCCGCCTGGCCGGTGGCCCATCCGATCGCCGGGTCACTGATGTGGTGTGCGGTCCTGCTCGCGGTCTTCGCGCCGCTTGCCGTACGGCGCTACGCCCACGGCGAGGGCTGA
- the hmgA gene encoding homogentisate 1,2-dioxygenase, producing MSGDTAITRGDARKAAEGLAHLSGFGNEHASEAVPGALPEGRNAPQRAPLGLYAEQLSGTAFTEPRAHNRRSWLYRIRPSAAHPAFTHTHNGRIRTAPFTESVPDPNRLRWDPLPEPAEGTDFLAGLWTLGGNGDVTQRAGMAVHLYHATDSMDRVFSDADGELLIVPERGGLLLRTEFGLLHVEPGHVALIPRGVRFRVELLDESARGYVCENYGAPFQLPDLGPIGANGLANPRDFRAPVAAYEDVEGPVEVVNKFCGNLWTATYDHSPLDVVAWHGNHVPYVYDLRRFNVIGSISYDHPDPSIFTVLTSPSDTPGLAGVDFVVFAPRWLVGEDTFRPPYFHRNVMSEYMGLIEGAYDAKASGEGGFVPGGGSLHNMMSAHGPDRETFDRASAAELRPQKVDDGLAFMFETRWPVTLTAHAARADHLQPHYDDVWRGLERHFRPLH from the coding sequence ATGAGCGGGGACACAGCGATCACGCGCGGCGACGCACGCAAGGCCGCCGAGGGCCTGGCCCACCTCTCCGGATTCGGCAACGAGCACGCGTCGGAGGCCGTCCCGGGCGCCCTGCCCGAGGGCCGCAACGCCCCGCAGCGCGCCCCCCTCGGCCTGTACGCGGAGCAGCTCAGCGGTACGGCGTTCACCGAGCCCCGCGCCCACAACCGCCGCTCCTGGCTGTACCGGATCCGCCCGTCCGCCGCGCACCCGGCGTTCACCCACACCCACAACGGCCGGATCCGTACGGCCCCCTTCACCGAGTCGGTCCCGGACCCGAACCGGCTGCGCTGGGACCCCCTGCCGGAGCCGGCCGAAGGCACCGACTTCCTCGCCGGTCTGTGGACCCTCGGCGGCAACGGCGACGTCACCCAGCGCGCCGGTATGGCCGTGCACCTCTACCACGCCACCGATTCCATGGACCGCGTCTTCAGCGACGCCGACGGCGAGCTGCTGATCGTCCCGGAGCGCGGAGGGCTGTTGCTGCGCACGGAGTTCGGACTGCTGCATGTGGAGCCGGGCCATGTGGCGCTGATCCCTCGTGGGGTGCGCTTCCGTGTGGAGCTGCTGGACGAGTCAGCCCGGGGTTATGTGTGCGAGAACTATGGGGCGCCCTTCCAGCTCCCCGACCTCGGCCCGATCGGCGCCAACGGGCTGGCCAACCCCCGCGACTTCCGGGCCCCCGTCGCCGCCTACGAGGACGTCGAGGGGCCGGTCGAGGTGGTCAACAAGTTCTGCGGCAACCTCTGGACCGCGACCTACGACCACTCCCCGCTCGACGTGGTCGCCTGGCACGGCAACCATGTGCCGTACGTCTACGACCTGCGCCGCTTCAATGTCATCGGCAGCATCTCCTACGACCACCCCGACCCGTCGATCTTCACCGTGCTGACGTCCCCGTCGGACACCCCCGGGCTGGCCGGCGTCGACTTCGTCGTGTTCGCACCGCGCTGGCTGGTCGGCGAGGACACCTTCCGGCCGCCGTACTTCCACCGGAACGTGATGAGCGAGTACATGGGCCTGATCGAGGGCGCCTACGACGCGAAGGCCTCAGGAGAAGGGGGCTTCGTGCCCGGCGGCGGCTCACTGCACAACATGATGTCGGCGCACGGGCCGGACCGGGAGACGTTCGACCGGGCGAGCGCGGCCGAGCTGAGGCCGCAGAAGGTCGACGACGGGCTCGCGTTCATGTTCGAGACGCGCTGGCCGGTGACGCTCACCGCGCACGCGGCCCGTGCGGATCACCTCCAGCCGCACTACGACGACGTGTGGCGCGGCCTCGAACGTCACTTCCGCCCGTTGCACTGA
- a CDS encoding ATP-binding cassette domain-containing protein: protein MTSTYAVLSEGLEKRFGEVHALRGLDLAVAPGTVCGILGSNGAGKTTAVRLLTTLLRPDAGSARVAGHDLVREPEAVRRAIAVTGQYASVDGDLTGRQNLRLFARLHRVRGPAERAAELLDRFGLTESADRAASTYSGGMRRRLDLAASLIRRPEILFLDEPTTGLDPASRNLIWDAVRDLTADGTTVLLTTQYLEEADQLAHDIALVDKGRVAHTGSPSQLKALIGAHVEIVVADAGVLAKAAGVLDQLTGGEPSFDLVRNSVGAVTRDTTLTLPRLVRELDAAGVPLLDASIRPPTLDDVFLRLTKEVAA, encoded by the coding sequence ATGACTTCTACGTACGCTGTACTTAGTGAAGGTCTGGAAAAGCGGTTCGGGGAGGTCCATGCCCTGCGCGGTCTCGATCTCGCGGTCGCTCCGGGCACGGTCTGCGGCATCCTCGGCAGCAACGGCGCGGGCAAGACCACGGCCGTACGACTGCTGACCACGCTGCTGCGGCCGGACGCCGGCTCCGCGCGGGTCGCCGGACACGACCTCGTCCGGGAACCGGAGGCCGTACGGCGCGCCATCGCCGTCACCGGGCAGTACGCCTCGGTCGACGGGGACCTCACCGGGCGGCAGAACCTCCGGCTGTTCGCCCGGCTGCACCGGGTGCGGGGACCGGCCGAGCGGGCCGCCGAGCTGCTCGACCGCTTCGGGCTGACCGAGTCCGCCGACCGGGCCGCGTCCACCTACTCCGGGGGTATGCGCCGCCGTCTGGACCTGGCGGCGAGCCTGATCCGCCGCCCCGAGATCCTCTTCCTCGACGAACCGACGACCGGCCTCGACCCGGCCAGCCGCAACCTCATCTGGGACGCCGTGCGCGACCTCACGGCGGACGGCACGACCGTGCTGCTGACCACGCAGTACCTGGAGGAGGCCGACCAACTCGCCCATGACATCGCCCTGGTGGACAAGGGGCGGGTCGCGCACACGGGTTCGCCGTCCCAGCTCAAGGCGTTGATCGGGGCACACGTCGAGATCGTCGTCGCGGACGCGGGCGTCCTGGCGAAGGCGGCCGGTGTGCTCGACCAACTCACCGGTGGGGAGCCGTCGTTCGACCTCGTCCGGAACTCGGTCGGAGCGGTCACCCGGGACACCACGCTCACGCTGCCGAGGCTGGTGCGTGAACTGGACGCGGCGGGCGTGCCGTTGCTCGACGCGAGCATCCGGCCGCCGACCCTCGACGACGTCTTCCTGCGACTCACCAAGGAGGTTGCGGCATGA
- a CDS encoding TetR/AcrR family transcriptional regulator encodes MAGRAAVPEVIWARPERTGRGPKPAFTRADIAAAAVRLADAGGLDAVSMRHVAAELGCGTMSLYNYVPRKEDLYELMVDAVSGEHELFEPTGDWRADMLRNARQTKALMHRHAWMVRLMSGVYGFSPNALRYLEHCLACLDPLDAPNGTKIELVAMLNGCVTTYVANELSTAERVRSLPWSQEQENAVRIAYLGSQVASGAYPRLAASFMEDAGPIDLDAVFERMLERVLDGFAPRT; translated from the coding sequence ATGGCGGGCCGAGCGGCCGTACCCGAAGTGATCTGGGCGCGCCCTGAGCGGACGGGGCGTGGGCCCAAACCCGCGTTCACCAGGGCGGACATCGCTGCCGCGGCGGTGCGGCTCGCGGATGCCGGGGGTCTGGACGCGGTGTCCATGCGGCATGTGGCGGCCGAACTGGGCTGCGGGACGATGTCGCTGTACAACTACGTCCCCCGTAAGGAGGACCTGTACGAGCTGATGGTGGACGCGGTCAGCGGAGAGCACGAGCTGTTCGAGCCGACCGGTGACTGGCGGGCCGACATGCTCCGCAACGCGCGCCAGACCAAGGCGCTCATGCACCGGCACGCCTGGATGGTGCGGCTGATGTCAGGGGTGTACGGCTTCAGCCCCAACGCCCTGCGCTACCTGGAGCACTGCCTCGCCTGCCTCGACCCGCTGGACGCCCCGAACGGCACGAAGATCGAGCTGGTCGCGATGCTCAACGGGTGTGTGACGACGTACGTCGCGAACGAGCTGTCCACGGCCGAGCGGGTGCGGTCGCTGCCATGGTCGCAGGAGCAGGAGAACGCGGTGCGGATCGCGTATCTCGGCAGTCAGGTCGCCTCGGGGGCGTATCCGCGGCTGGCGGCGTCCTTCATGGAGGACGCGGGGCCGATCGATCTGGACGCGGTGTTCGAGCGGATGCTGGAGCGGGTCCTGGACGGCTTCGCACCCAGAACCTAG
- a CDS encoding citrate:proton symporter, with product MLTILGFAMIATFLVLIMMKKMSPIAALVLIPALFCVFVGKGAKLGDYVIDGVTSLAPTAAMLMFAIVYFGVMIDVGLFDPVVRGILKFAKADPMRIVVGTAILAAIVSLDGDGSTTFMITVSAMYPLYKRLKMSLVVMTGVAAMANGVMNTLPWGGPTARAATALKLDASDIFVPMIPALAVGLLGVFILSYVLGKRERKRLGVLTLDEILVDEKAGEKVETKVEETETVLVGAGGSGSGSGSKTPVATGGSGTDAEDEAGDAERFQVLDPNRATLRPKLYWFNALLTLTLLTAMIMEWLPIPVLFLIGAALALTVNFPHIPDQKARLAAHADNVLNVSGMVFAAAVFTGVLQGTGMVDHMARWMVDVIPDGMGPHMALVTGILSLPLTYFMSNDGFYFGVLPVLAEAGAAHGVTPLEMARASLVGQPLHMSSPLVPAVYVLVGMAKVEFGDHTRFVVKWAALTCLIILGAGILFGII from the coding sequence ATGCTGACCATCCTCGGCTTCGCCATGATCGCGACCTTCCTGGTCCTGATCATGATGAAAAAGATGTCGCCGATCGCGGCGCTCGTACTGATCCCGGCACTGTTCTGCGTCTTCGTCGGGAAGGGCGCCAAGCTCGGTGACTACGTCATCGACGGCGTCACCAGCCTCGCCCCCACCGCGGCGATGCTCATGTTCGCGATCGTCTACTTCGGCGTGATGATCGACGTCGGCCTCTTCGATCCGGTCGTCCGCGGAATCCTGAAATTCGCGAAGGCCGACCCGATGCGGATCGTCGTCGGCACGGCGATCCTCGCCGCGATCGTCTCCCTCGACGGCGACGGCTCGACCACCTTCATGATCACCGTCTCGGCGATGTACCCGCTGTACAAGCGCCTGAAGATGAGTCTGGTCGTGATGACCGGTGTCGCCGCCATGGCCAACGGCGTGATGAACACCCTGCCGTGGGGCGGCCCGACGGCCCGCGCCGCCACCGCGCTGAAGCTCGACGCCAGCGACATCTTCGTCCCGATGATCCCGGCCCTGGCCGTCGGCCTGCTGGGCGTCTTCATCCTCTCGTACGTGCTCGGCAAGCGTGAGCGCAAGCGGCTGGGCGTGCTCACCCTGGACGAGATCCTGGTGGACGAGAAGGCCGGGGAGAAGGTCGAGACGAAGGTCGAGGAGACCGAGACGGTACTCGTGGGTGCCGGCGGCTCGGGCTCCGGCTCCGGCTCGAAGACCCCCGTGGCCACCGGTGGCTCCGGCACCGACGCCGAGGACGAGGCCGGCGACGCGGAGCGCTTCCAGGTCCTCGACCCGAACCGGGCCACCCTGCGGCCCAAGCTCTACTGGTTCAACGCGCTGCTCACGCTCACCCTGCTCACCGCCATGATCATGGAGTGGCTGCCGATCCCGGTGCTGTTCCTGATCGGCGCCGCGCTCGCGCTCACCGTGAACTTCCCGCACATCCCGGACCAGAAGGCCCGCCTGGCCGCCCACGCCGACAACGTCCTCAACGTCTCCGGCATGGTCTTCGCCGCCGCCGTTTTCACCGGCGTCCTCCAGGGCACCGGCATGGTCGACCACATGGCCCGCTGGATGGTGGACGTCATCCCCGACGGCATGGGCCCGCACATGGCCCTCGTCACCGGCATCCTGAGCCTCCCGCTCACCTACTTCATGTCGAACGACGGTTTCTACTTCGGCGTCCTCCCGGTCCTCGCCGAAGCCGGCGCGGCGCACGGTGTGACCCCGCTGGAGATGGCCCGCGCCTCCCTCGTCGGCCAGCCGCTGCACATGTCGAGCCCGCTCGTCCCGGCCGTGTACGTCCTGGTCGGCATGGCCAAGGTGGAGTTCGGCGACCACACCAGGTTCGTGGTCAAGTGGGCGGCGCTCACATGTCTGATCATCCTCGGGGCAGGCATCCTCTTCGGGATCATCTGA
- a CDS encoding type ISP restriction/modification enzyme: MPSVTHDDAPPLADLMPWSVAPPRLGRGWPTGPDAASLKARWDALLKAQGPDREALFEPTRSRTLRSAVGQLPGRTGGTERLARATGPCPEPVRVLHAPFDEQWLIPDHRLIDAARPELWRVADEAQVFVVETPTDGHGPQLLATSLLPLLRPGRIRPLYRRPGGTEPNLTPGLLKHLRSRLGIAVEPLDVLAWILAAVRPDLTVPLTDDPELWSRGVESGHRVLWLMRRDGDRPKLPGGRRPYVRAPLPSRPLTLDYDRDEEALLLDEGRISPVPPKAWDFEAGGVRVLEQWFTARVTEPEPGTLSAIRPATWPQPWTSELLELITVLALLADLQPFQDEPTPRITASDLRAAGVLPVPDSARRPASVLDGHEEGPEGQLALL, translated from the coding sequence ATGCCCAGCGTGACGCACGACGACGCTCCGCCGCTGGCGGACCTCATGCCGTGGTCCGTCGCACCGCCGCGGCTCGGCCGGGGGTGGCCGACGGGTCCCGACGCGGCATCCCTGAAAGCCCGCTGGGACGCCCTGCTGAAGGCTCAGGGACCCGACCGGGAAGCCCTGTTCGAGCCCACCCGCTCCCGCACCCTGCGCTCGGCGGTCGGGCAGCTGCCGGGGCGGACGGGCGGCACGGAGAGGCTCGCGCGCGCCACCGGTCCCTGCCCGGAGCCGGTACGGGTCCTGCACGCGCCCTTCGACGAGCAGTGGCTGATCCCGGACCACCGGCTGATCGACGCGGCCCGGCCCGAGCTCTGGCGGGTGGCGGACGAGGCCCAGGTGTTCGTGGTGGAGACACCCACGGACGGTCACGGCCCCCAGCTCCTGGCCACCTCCCTCCTGCCCCTGCTCCGCCCCGGCCGGATCCGCCCCCTGTACCGCCGCCCGGGCGGCACGGAGCCGAACCTGACCCCGGGGCTCCTGAAGCACCTGCGGTCGCGCCTGGGGATCGCGGTGGAACCCCTGGACGTCCTCGCCTGGATCCTGGCGGCGGTCCGCCCGGACCTCACCGTCCCGCTCACCGACGACCCCGAACTGTGGTCCCGCGGTGTGGAGTCGGGCCACCGCGTCCTCTGGCTGATGCGCCGCGACGGCGACCGCCCGAAGCTGCCCGGAGGCCGCCGCCCCTACGTCCGCGCCCCCCTGCCGTCCCGCCCCCTGACCCTGGACTACGACCGCGACGAGGAGGCCCTGCTGCTGGACGAGGGCCGCATCTCCCCGGTACCGCCGAAGGCCTGGGACTTCGAGGCGGGCGGAGTGCGGGTCCTGGAGCAGTGGTTCACGGCCCGGGTCACGGAACCGGAGCCGGGCACGCTGTCCGCGATCCGTCCGGCGACGTGGCCGCAGCCGTGGACATCGGAGCTCCTCGAACTGATCACCGTGCTGGCCCTGCTGGCGGATCTCCAGCCTTTCCAGGACGAGCCGACGCCCCGGATCACGGCGAGCGACCTGCGCGCGGCGGGGGTACTGCCCGTCCCGGACTCGGCACGAAGGCCTGCCTCGGTCCTGGACGGGCACGAGGAGGGGCCGGAGGGGCAGCTCGCCCTGCTCTAG
- a CDS encoding GntR family transcriptional regulator encodes MTSFAPDSIVLNRKLPLWYQVSQSLRASILGRSPQDPLRLPTEEQLAGHYGVSVLTMRQALKELEDEGLISRHRRRGTFIEPDARRGTPVRLLGSVDAIVAQQSGMTTELLEHGKSPVPPELAEYFPDLDEVAAYHRLRSDEQTGEPTNHARNYVRPELAARIDPSDLARRPMTKVLRDVVGADISRITDTVEARLADPETARLLQVPLLSPILHYTGVTYDTDGRVLDAAVIHYRGDRFSFTVTLDAT; translated from the coding sequence GTGACCTCCTTCGCCCCGGACTCGATCGTCCTGAACCGCAAGCTGCCGCTCTGGTACCAGGTGTCGCAGTCCCTGCGCGCCTCGATACTCGGCCGCTCACCGCAGGACCCGCTCCGCCTGCCCACCGAGGAACAGCTGGCCGGCCACTACGGCGTGAGCGTGCTGACCATGCGGCAGGCGCTGAAGGAGCTGGAGGACGAGGGGCTGATCAGCCGCCACCGCCGCCGGGGCACCTTCATCGAGCCGGACGCCCGCCGGGGCACCCCGGTCCGGCTGCTCGGCTCGGTGGACGCGATCGTAGCCCAGCAGTCCGGCATGACGACCGAGCTGCTGGAGCACGGCAAGTCGCCCGTGCCGCCCGAACTCGCCGAGTACTTCCCGGACTTGGACGAGGTGGCGGCATACCACCGACTGCGCAGCGACGAGCAGACGGGCGAGCCGACCAACCACGCCCGCAACTACGTCCGCCCCGAACTGGCCGCGCGCATCGACCCGTCGGACCTGGCGCGCCGGCCGATGACCAAGGTGCTGCGAGACGTCGTCGGGGCGGACATCAGCCGCATCACGGACACCGTGGAGGCGCGGCTCGCGGACCCGGAGACCGCCCGGCTGCTCCAAGTCCCGCTGCTCAGCCCGATCCTGCACTACACGGGGGTCACCTACGACACGGACGGCCGGGTGCTGGACGCGGCGGTGATCCACTACCGGGGCGACCGGTTCTCGTTCACCGTCACCCTGGACGCCACGTGA